From Brochothrix thermosphacta DSM 20171 = FSL F6-1036, a single genomic window includes:
- a CDS encoding prepilin-type N-terminal cleavage/methylation domain-containing protein: MGMSVLSRQGMTLLEVLVVLVIVTMMVGYTIHGGEQIRSQMSAQFSLKRSILHHQYAQIKALTDQRDMFVFYDLVKQEQRVVSAEENIFAEQYSDLKVKVAKQRYHYNSNGEVNQFNTLVFEDNYFTYRLIMHIKWGRIRIEKTERFPID, translated from the coding sequence ATGGGAATGTCAGTATTAAGTAGGCAAGGAATGACGTTGTTGGAGGTTTTAGTAGTGTTGGTGATTGTAACGATGATGGTTGGTTATACAATCCATGGAGGTGAACAAATACGTTCGCAAATGTCAGCGCAATTTTCATTGAAACGCAGTATATTACACCATCAGTATGCTCAGATAAAAGCACTCACTGATCAGCGTGATATGTTTGTGTTTTATGATTTAGTGAAACAAGAACAAAGAGTCGTATCGGCAGAAGAAAATATTTTTGCAGAACAGTACAGTGATTTAAAAGTAAAAGTGGCAAAGCAACGTTATCACTATAATTCAAACGGCGAAGTTAATCAGTTTAATACACTTGTTTTTGAGGATAACTATTTCACTTATCGACTAATAATGCATATTAAATGGGGGCGAATACGCATTGAAAAAACAGAACGGTTTCCTATTGATTGA
- a CDS encoding prepilin-type N-terminal cleavage/methylation domain-containing protein codes for MEQYDGQEQSKKLKKNGFTLVECLIALILLPVFLKVAVSVMFGITQVHERWLQRQADMEWHMLVLYLQTEKQAVKKIDLSAKTMKWQLENTETLTFTLKNDKLMLKATNGGNITLLHDIFSKDSYFEKKKTTIHWFLVKQGRGLYEIKT; via the coding sequence ATGGAACAGTACGATGGACAGGAACAGAGCAAAAAGTTGAAAAAGAATGGCTTCACACTCGTTGAATGTCTGATAGCATTAATATTATTGCCCGTTTTTTTAAAGGTGGCAGTAAGCGTAATGTTTGGCATTACACAAGTTCATGAACGGTGGTTACAACGACAAGCAGATATGGAATGGCACATGCTAGTGCTCTATTTACAAACAGAAAAACAAGCGGTTAAAAAAATTGATTTATCTGCAAAAACGATGAAATGGCAACTTGAAAATACTGAGACGCTTACTTTCACATTGAAAAATGATAAGTTAATGTTAAAAGCAACTAACGGTGGAAATATTACTTTGTTGCATGATATCTTTTCTAAAGATAGTTATTTTGAAAAAAAGAAAACAACGATTCATTGGTTTTTGGTTAAGCAAGGGCGTGGCTTATATGAGATCAAAACGTAA
- the comGC gene encoding competence type IV pilus major pilin ComGC produces the protein MRRKKNGFTLIEMLIVLIIISALLLLILPNVMQHTESAQGKGCEAQRQMIENQVMAYQMDDGNVPTMEQLIARGYLKVGQNQCADQREIIISTNGNVSIK, from the coding sequence ATGCGTAGAAAAAAGAATGGGTTTACACTCATTGAGATGTTAATTGTGTTAATTATTATTTCAGCATTGTTATTATTGATACTCCCAAATGTTATGCAACACACTGAATCTGCACAAGGTAAGGGGTGTGAGGCACAACGTCAAATGATTGAAAATCAGGTGATGGCATATCAAATGGATGATGGAAACGTTCCTACGATGGAACAACTAATAGCACGTGGCTATTTAAAAGTGGGACAAAATCAGTGTGCAGATCAACGTGAAATTATCATCTCAACTAATGGGAATGTCAGTATTAAGTAG
- a CDS encoding type II secretion system protein, which yields MKKQNGFLLIEQLFALVLIILCASMFVGLFVISERSLNDVKVDNQLLAVMLQQLGEATESKGVMQIDKQDYRWQINKIGAQWQIEVENGTVRWTGTEQKVEKEWLHTR from the coding sequence TTGAAAAAACAGAACGGTTTCCTATTGATTGAACAGTTGTTTGCGCTCGTATTGATTATCTTATGTGCCAGCATGTTTGTTGGATTATTTGTCATCAGTGAACGTAGTTTGAATGACGTGAAAGTGGATAATCAGCTTTTAGCAGTTATGTTGCAACAATTAGGGGAAGCAACTGAATCTAAAGGAGTGATGCAAATTGATAAACAGGATTATCGTTGGCAGATAAATAAAATAGGCGCGCAATGGCAAATCGAGGTGGAAAATGGAACAGTACGATGGACAGGAACAGAGCAAAAAGTTGAAAAAGAATGGCTTCACACTCGTTGA
- a CDS encoding ATPase, T2SS/T4P/T4SS family, whose amino-acid sequence MALKNKYSDIHFTPKTTHYALYFRSNGTLSFLQKLSLEISERCITFLKYNSGLDIGEQQLPQSGRYEWPELTGVSIRISVIPNYRSLPSLVLRCVSPVHQLPLALFQYQEAKLKDLIAQKSGLLLFSGAVGSGKTATIYSLLEYISQKPYKNILTIEDPVEIPSPFLTQFQINQTAGFSFDVALRATLRHDPDILMIGEIRDSETAKMALRMALTGHLVVATIHSSHSLGVLYRLKNLGLPPTDLKQALLAIISQKFVPIQHHLVQRALIYEILTKPGLTSEILSNRLTFNALYQKGVLYGVIPKTTDKKIPSAFSPTAE is encoded by the coding sequence ATGGCCTTAAAAAACAAGTACAGCGATATTCATTTCACTCCTAAAACGACCCATTACGCGCTTTATTTCCGCTCAAATGGAACACTTTCTTTTTTACAGAAGCTTTCACTTGAAATTTCTGAGCGTTGCATTACCTTTTTAAAATATAATAGTGGTCTTGATATTGGTGAACAACAACTTCCACAAAGCGGTCGTTATGAGTGGCCAGAGCTGACCGGAGTTTCAATTCGCATTTCTGTCATCCCTAATTATCGCTCATTGCCTTCATTAGTACTGCGATGTGTGTCACCTGTTCATCAATTACCACTTGCACTTTTTCAATATCAGGAAGCAAAATTAAAAGATTTAATCGCTCAGAAAAGTGGCTTACTACTTTTCAGCGGTGCAGTCGGAAGTGGTAAAACAGCAACGATATACAGCTTGTTAGAATATATCTCCCAAAAACCCTATAAAAATATCTTAACCATTGAAGACCCTGTTGAAATCCCCTCGCCTTTTCTCACTCAGTTTCAAATCAATCAAACTGCCGGCTTTTCTTTTGACGTTGCCTTACGCGCTACTTTACGACATGACCCTGACATCCTAATGATTGGTGAAATACGCGATAGTGAAACAGCTAAAATGGCGCTTCGGATGGCCTTGACGGGTCATCTTGTCGTCGCAACCATTCACTCCTCTCATTCACTTGGTGTTCTTTATCGTTTAAAAAACCTTGGATTACCACCAACAGATTTAAAACAAGCTTTACTCGCTATTATTTCCCAAAAATTTGTCCCGATACAACACCACTTGGTACAACGCGCACTAATTTATGAAATACTCACAAAACCTGGGTTAACTTCTGAAATTTTATCCAATCGGCTCACCTTTAACGCTTTATACCAGAAGGGAGTTCTGTATGGCGTTATTCCAAAAACAACGGACAAAAAAATTCCAAGCGCTTTTTCTCCAACAGCTGAGTGA
- the comGB gene encoding competence type IV pilus assembly protein ComGB has product MALFQKQRTKKFQALFLQQLSDLLHNGLALDHALAFLTRIHPQQAIFFASLKKELTNGASFDRCLDTLHFPAIICSQLHFAQTHLQFTETLKNCAEGLNFQLQQTQFIRRFIQYPAVLFVLLSGVILVLQAFVVPQIEMLFIHTNAPPPAIFNLLKYAHFWLLGSVCITLLLIFFFKQWLQQKNAYQRALFWCRFPLTRRLMPYYYTHLFAREFALLIKSGLSLQKILKLSSTSHYGLFNHIARHINDGLLQGLPFATLLKNHPLFLPLLAIVIQHGEASGFLSQELMACHRYCEQLLKQRLQKIVGLIQPLLLLLVGGCIIIIYLSIMLPLFETIEYI; this is encoded by the coding sequence ATGGCGTTATTCCAAAAACAACGGACAAAAAAATTCCAAGCGCTTTTTCTCCAACAGCTGAGTGATTTGCTGCATAACGGTTTAGCACTGGATCACGCCTTAGCTTTTCTCACACGTATCCATCCGCAACAAGCTATTTTCTTTGCTAGTTTAAAAAAAGAACTCACAAACGGCGCCAGCTTTGATCGGTGTTTAGATACATTACATTTCCCGGCTATTATCTGCTCACAGTTACACTTTGCCCAAACGCATTTACAATTTACCGAAACGCTCAAAAACTGTGCCGAGGGGTTAAATTTCCAATTGCAACAAACACAATTTATTCGCCGCTTCATCCAATATCCTGCCGTTCTTTTTGTGCTACTTAGCGGTGTTATTTTAGTTTTACAAGCCTTTGTCGTCCCACAGATTGAAATGTTGTTCATACACACAAATGCGCCGCCTCCTGCAATTTTTAACCTTTTAAAATATGCCCATTTTTGGTTATTAGGTTCTGTGTGCATCACATTGCTTCTTATCTTTTTTTTCAAACAATGGCTTCAACAAAAAAACGCCTATCAACGTGCACTATTTTGGTGTCGCTTTCCTCTAACACGCAGACTCATGCCTTATTATTACACTCATTTATTTGCCCGTGAATTTGCACTACTTATCAAAAGCGGCCTCTCATTACAAAAAATCCTGAAGCTGAGCAGTACTTCACATTATGGATTATTCAACCACATTGCGCGTCACATCAATGACGGCTTATTACAAGGGCTTCCTTTTGCCACACTTTTAAAAAATCACCCCTTGTTCCTACCCTTACTAGCAATTGTCATCCAACACGGGGAAGCAAGCGGCTTTTTGTCACAGGAACTAATGGCCTGCCATCGTTATTGTGAACAACTCCTCAAACAACGGTTGCAGAAAATTGTCGGTTTAATTCAACCCTTGTTATTACTGTTAGTGGGCGGTTGTATTATTATCATTTACCTGAGTATCATGTTGCCATTATTCGAAACAATTGAATATATTTAA